One genomic window of Syngnathus acus chromosome 11, fSynAcu1.2, whole genome shotgun sequence includes the following:
- the srd5a1 gene encoding 3-oxo-5-alpha-steroid 4-dehydrogenase 1 — protein sequence MDNLLSALFSSPEEEQYVLDCMAYFLILMAAFTFVCLLFVDAAYGRYASRKYGFLVNAKLAWFVQELPSFLVPVCLLVWASSAKISLLANQLLIAMFLCHYAQRALIYPFLIRGGKPTAFLSFFLAVVFCIYNGFMQIRYLSHYAEYPADWVTNPCFIAGSVLWLLGWLINLHSDHILRNLRGPGESGYKIPRGGMFEYVSAANYFGEITEWAGFALAGQSVQSVAFAIFTAVVLSTRAFSHHKWYLAKFEDYPKTRKALIPFLL from the exons ATGGACAACCTTCTTTCGGCGTTATTTTCCTCTCCGGAGGAAGAGCAATACGTTTTGGATTGCATGGCttactttttaattttaatggcTGCGTTCACGTTTGTTTGCCTGTTGTTCGTAGACGCGGCGTATGGTCGGTACGCTTCGAGGAAATACGGATTTCTGGTGAACGCCAAGCTGGCTTGGTTTGTCCAGGAGCTGCCCTCGTTCCTGGTGCCAGTGTGTCTGCTAGTGTGGGCATCCTCGGCAAAGATCTCCCTGCTAGCCAATCAGTTGCtcattgcaatgtttttgtgcCACTATGCACAGAG agcacttatttatccatttttaatCCGAGGAGGTAAACCGACagcatttctctcttttttcctGGCTGTTGTTTTCTGCATATACAATGGCTTCATGCAGATCAGATATCTGAGCCACTATGCAGAGTACCCTGCAGATTGGGTGACGAATCCATGCTTCATTGCAG GTTCTGTGCTGTGGCTGCTTGGCTGGCTGATAAATTTGCACTCTGACCACATCCTGAGGAATCTGAGGGGGCCTGGAGAGAGCGGATATAAGATCCCCAGAG GTGGAATGTTCGAGTATGTATCCGCAGCCAACTATTTTGGGGAGATAACCGAGTGGGCGGGCTTCGCTCTGGCAGGCCAATCTGTTCAGAGCGTGGCCTTCGCCATCTTCACCGCAGTGGTCCTCAGCACCAGAGCTTTTTCCCACCACAA ATGGTACCTTGCTAAATTTGAGGACTACCCCAAAACAAGGAAGGCATTGATCCCGTTTTTACTGTAG